From Bdellovibrio sp. KM01:
CCGCAAGGGCGTTAAATTCCAAAACCTGTTCGGCAATGCAGAATCAACAACAGATTTAGGCGGCAGCGCAAGCGGCGCTCTAAGCAAAGAGGATTTCGATATCTTATTAGGACTGAAATAATCAAAAGGTACGCCGTACCTTTTGGGGGTGCGGCGCAGAATCGAATTATACTATTTTACGATTTTAACTTGGAACTTTTGCGCTTTGATTTTGCCGTTGCGAAGGCTGTTTAAAGCGTGATTTGCTTGATCCGTTCGGATCGCAACGTATGTATAGGTATCGTACATTTCGATTTTGCCGATATCGCCGGCTTGCAAACCGCCGGAAGCACCGGTCAAGGCACCCAGAATATCTCCCGGACGGATTTTGTTCTTGCGACCGCCAGAAATCATCAGTGTTTGCATCGGGGCTTGTTTCCATTCCCAGTTCAAACCGAATTGGTTTTTGAAACCTAAGTTAGGTTTTTGGAATTTACGACCCGTGATGTTTTCAATTTCAATCAATTTCAAAGTATCGCGAGCTGATAGCAATGTCACAGCTACACCGGACTTACCAGCGCGACCCGTACGACCGACACGATGAACGTAGGTTTCTGGCTGCAGAGGGAAGTCATAATTCACCACCAGTTCAAGATTTTCAATATCCAATCCGCGGGCGGCAACATCGGTGGCTACCAAAATTTTGGCGCTGCCATTTTTAAACAAAGCCATAACGCGTTCGCGATCTTTTTGCTCAAGGTCGCCATGCAGGCAGGTGGCGCTGGCTTTTAGTTCCGCGAACTTCGTCATCAAATCATTGACGGTGTTTTTAGTATTACAAAAGACGATGCAAGACTCAGCTTGATGCTGTTGTAAAACGCGCATCAGGTTTCCGGCTTTGTCTTTTTCTTCCGAGTCATAAGTGACTTCTTCGATTTGTAAAGCCTCGGCGCCTTCTTCGATGGATACTTTTTGCGGATTTTTTTGATAGCGTTTGCTTAAATCTAAAACGGCATCGGTGAAAGTCGCTGAAAACAAAACTGTTTGGCGATTCACGGGAAGCTCTCGCATAAGATTTTTAATTTCGACAATAAAGCCCATATCAAACATCTTATCGGCTTCATCAAGCACGACAGTTTTGACATCATCCAAGAACAAGCGCTCCTTCGAGGCCAGATCTAAGATACGCCCTGGAGTTCCGACAGCGATCTGTACGCCTTTTTCAAGTTCAAGCTGTTGTTCGCGACCTGTTTGACCTCCGCCAGTCAGAGCAATCGTTTGTAAGCCAGGAAGCCCACGGCCCAACTTACGGACCTCGGCAAGTACCTGGATCGCCAGTTCGCGAGTCGGGCAGATGATGAGGGCTTGCAAAGTCTTTTGGTTGATTTCCAGTTGTTGCAAAATCGGCAATAAGAATGCCGCCGTTTTTCCACTGCCAGTTTTGGATTGGCCGATGACATCTTTGCCCGCCAGAAGCACCGGAATACTCTTTTCTTGAATAGGAGTCATAGAGCTAAAACCCAGTTCTTCGACGACAGTCAAAAGCTCAGGTTTTAAATTTAAAGCGGAAAAAGAATTCGTCGTATTCAATGAAGGCTCCCGGAATGGAGCCTAATATAGCAGAACTTAAGGGGAAATTCTAGTACGCACTAGTTTTGAAGGCCACTCAGGGCTTGCAGCCAAGGGCTCGTAATCTTTGACAATTGTACATTGCTCTCGACCGGGAGGTGAGGCGCAAGCTCCATTAATGCCAAAAGAGTGACGACTTTTTGAGGGAAATCCAGGGTTGTCCCGTCGCCATTCACGTAGAACTGCTCCTTGGTGCTAAAGAGCTGTTTGTTCATGGCATAATAGATTTCCTGGGCACTCCAAAGGTAAGCATCAATCTTAGTCAGCTTCCAGGCCGCCAAGAGCGCACGAATAGCATAAGCTTGCTCGTAAGCTCGGTAAGGAACCTCGGCAGAGCGCTTAAATTCTTTAAGCTTATATTGCGACTGAACCAAAGAGTCTTCGTTGATCAGTTGATTGGAAATAAAGTTCGCTAAAGACACAATCAAAAGTTTCAGGTCCCGACGGCCCTCAATTAAGTCATCCAAGTTCGAGCGACCGTTGCTGTCTTTTTCAAGCAGGATGCTGGACTTTGTTTTTTCAACTCCATCGGTCGCCACTAAGAACTCATTCAATGAAAGCAAAAACTTCGCGACATCGACAGATCGAACGATGTTGGATTTCACACCGTCTTTCATGTCGACAATGCCACCCATAATGGCAGTTTCATTGCTGGTGGAGTATTGGTCTGCCCAAATGATGTTATCATCCAAAGTCACCAAAAAGACCGGAGTGGCTTTCTTTGTAATGTCTTTCAAAAGAACCGCAACATCACCCACGTTCAAGGCAAAGAACATGTCTTTCGGAAACAGGGGACGCGCGAATTCTGAAGACTGAATGTCTTCGATTAATTCCTGGGCTTTAATATTTCCCAAGTACTTATCAAAGCTGCTGACTTTCCAGTCCGCAGTGATTTTCAGCATCTGACTTAAGCCATCGATCTGTTCGGCAAAGGATGCCGCTGAAAAATCTTTGGCGTAATCCATTCCAGGATTCACGTGGAAAGGATCCTGAAGAGTCACTTGATCAGGGATGCGGTACGAATACGGCATCTCGGAAAGTTTCATTATGTCCAAAGGATGTTTTACTTTCTCAACTGGAGAAAGCAACGCGGGCACCAAGCGGTCATTGATGTCACGGTACCCACCGATAGTGATAAGCTTATTTATTTGAGAAAGAGCCGTTTGCAGCCCCAGACTTGCGTCGTCGGTATTTTCCATCAGTAGGGATCGCGCCATCACTGAAGAACCCGCCGTATTGGCTCTTAGAGATGCCGGGGAGCCCACACCTTGAATTTGCAAAGGTGATTTCTTAGTCAGTTGCAGTTGAATAGAAGGCGTCTCAAAGCCCGCAACTTTACCGTCATAAGAGTTCATTTTCCTAACTGACCACTTATGCAAAAGATCTTTTACGTAAGGTTCATAGTTGTTTTGAACGTCACGAATATCCGCGGCTTTCTTTGTGATGCCGTTATCAATGTTATCAGCGAAGATACCTGGGATTTCATGTACGAAGCCCAAAGCAAAATTCTCAACCACGCCGATCAGAAATTTTAATGCCGTGTCGTTTAAAGTATCGCGGATTTTCAAAACACCGAATTTTTCGATCTTAGGAAGGATAAAGACTTTTTTAGTAATACCATCAATCAGGCCACCACGGCAGCCGGGTGTGCGCAGGCAATCCAGATCTTTTTCATTTTGCTTACGAAGAAAATCATAAAGCGTTTCATTAGCCGACCCATAGTACTTCTCTCGCTCTTCGGGGGTCAGTGTTCTCCATACATCCACCAGAACCGTCAAGGCGCCTTGAGCGTCACTAATGACTTCAATGCCATGACCGATTTGCAAACCTTGGTTCAGCTGTTTGCTGTACTCGTCAGGCAAAGTGACTTCGAACTCTTTAAGAAGTTGTTGAATCAGGCCTAAGTTTTTATAGAAGTTCGTGGATTCGTAAAAGGACTTGGTAAAAGCCGCCATTTTCGAAAAATAAGGCCTAGTCTGAGCCGAGATTTCACTGATCAGGCCTTCTTCCACAGGGGCGCTTAATCCCAACGAAGGAATTTGCGCGAGGAAAGTCTCGGTGAAGTTTTCGACTTCCTTAATTAAAATCTCCACGCGAACCTGACGAGTGGCCCACGGAAACTGCTTACCAATAGTCATCAATCTTTCGCGAAGTTGCACTTTGGCGCGGCTTAAATCACTTTGAATAGTTTCAAGGCTGGACGTGACTTCCGTCTTTGTCTGCGCAATTGCGAGTCCCGCATAGGGTGCGAGTGCCAATGCCTGATAGGACGTCGTTTTTGGTTGAGAATAAAATTTCTTAATCCAAGTCAGACCCTTTTGGCGCAAAGTAGGATTGTTCGTTAATAAACCCAAATTATAAACATTTTGGGCCTGGCGAAAGAAATTTGAAGTCGCAACTTCACCTTGCCAGGAGATGTCTAGTTTCGTGGCATCAGATTCACGCAAACCTTCGCGCAAATTCACATCTGAAAAACGGGGACCGAAATTTTGAGTTCCACCACCCAGGCTTGGCGATTGAACTTTAGGAGCGCACGCGGCTAAAAGCAGAGTCATCGCTAAGGAAAGGCATAATGTTTTTTTCATCAAACCCTCCTAAAAGAAAAGCATCAGGTTTAATTCCTGAGCCAGTTGACGTTCCACATTTACACCCGCGACATAATCAGAAATTTCCAAAGAAGCGATCATCGGGAGCAGAGATTTCTTTTTAAAATAAGATGAGACTGTCGAATACACAATCTGCGCTTTCACTTTATGAAAGTTCGATGCTGTGTATTTGGAAAGCATGTCGTAACGAAGACCGCGGGAACCACTGAAGGAATCGGCCTCTTTATTTCCGTACTCGTATCCTGTTCCTAGGCTTAGCTGATCATTCCAATCATAAAACAGATTGCTGCCCACGATTTGAGAATTTCCAATTTGACGATGAATGCGTTCTTTGTTGACTGCATCGGGCAACGTGTCGTCTTCATTTGAGGGAACACGCTCCGTGATTTGATCTGGAACGTTCAAGATATAACTTGCGAATGGAACGGCCGTCATTTTCCAGAACTTGTACGAGTAGGCAATGGTGTTATTGATATTCGTACGACCAAAGTTATTCAATG
This genomic window contains:
- the dbpA gene encoding ATP-dependent RNA helicase DbpA produces the protein MNTTNSFSALNLKPELLTVVEELGFSSMTPIQEKSIPVLLAGKDVIGQSKTGSGKTAAFLLPILQQLEINQKTLQALIICPTRELAIQVLAEVRKLGRGLPGLQTIALTGGGQTGREQQLELEKGVQIAVGTPGRILDLASKERLFLDDVKTVVLDEADKMFDMGFIVEIKNLMRELPVNRQTVLFSATFTDAVLDLSKRYQKNPQKVSIEEGAEALQIEEVTYDSEEKDKAGNLMRVLQQHQAESCIVFCNTKNTVNDLMTKFAELKASATCLHGDLEQKDRERVMALFKNGSAKILVATDVAARGLDIENLELVVNYDFPLQPETYVHRVGRTGRAGKSGVAVTLLSARDTLKLIEIENITGRKFQKPNLGFKNQFGLNWEWKQAPMQTLMISGGRKNKIRPGDILGALTGASGGLQAGDIGKIEMYDTYTYVAIRTDQANHALNSLRNGKIKAQKFQVKIVK